The following coding sequences are from one Paenibacillus tundrae window:
- the lexA gene encoding transcriptional repressor LexA, whose translation MSKISSRQQAILEFIRNEVRLKGYPPSVREIGEAVGLASSSTVHGHLDRLEKKGLIRRDPTKPRAIELLSQEESEHSHQFAHSVARIPVVGKVTAGVPITATENIEDYFPLPTHYVGEQKVFMLSVVGDSMIEAGIVNGDYVIVRQQQTADNGDIVVAMTEDDEATVKTFYKEKDHIRLQPENATFEPLRLKHVSILGKVIGLFRDIH comes from the coding sequence ATGTCGAAGATATCCAGCAGGCAACAGGCTATTCTGGAGTTTATACGCAATGAAGTCCGGTTGAAGGGGTATCCTCCTTCCGTACGGGAAATTGGAGAAGCTGTTGGACTAGCTTCCAGCTCTACGGTTCACGGACATTTGGATCGTTTGGAGAAGAAAGGTCTTATTAGAAGAGACCCAACGAAACCAAGAGCTATCGAATTGTTAAGCCAAGAAGAATCAGAGCACTCCCACCAGTTCGCTCACAGCGTTGCTCGCATTCCTGTTGTGGGTAAAGTTACTGCCGGTGTTCCTATCACAGCAACCGAGAACATTGAGGACTACTTCCCTCTTCCTACTCATTATGTAGGCGAACAAAAGGTATTTATGCTTTCTGTCGTAGGAGATAGTATGATTGAAGCAGGTATTGTAAATGGAGACTATGTGATTGTACGTCAACAACAAACTGCTGATAACGGTGATATCGTTGTTGCCATGACTGAGGATGACGAAGCTACAGTGAAAACCTTCTATAAAGAAAAGGATCATATTCGTCTTCAGCCGGAGAATGCCACATTTGAACCGCTGCGCTTGAAGCATGTTAGCATCTTAGGTAAAGTTATTGGTCTTTTCCGCGATATTCATTAA
- a CDS encoding ABC transporter permease — translation MTSLRKESKLRTMGAMFRKDWQLYSLLILPIIYLIIFKYGPMIGNIIAFRRFVPGGSIFGETWVGLRYFQMFIQDPTFWKVFSNTLMLGGLALLFTFPVPIIFALLLNEVKSKRFKKFVQTASYLPHFLSIVIVAGMILQLTSVNGSINSLVSFFTGESIPFMQRAEWFRTIYITSEIWQGMGWGAILYLAALTTIDDSLYEAARIDGANRWKQTIHVTIPGILPTIVTLLILNMGNFLAVGFEKILLLYNPLIYETSDVISTYLYRVGMGTGNFSYATAIGLFESVIGLILVFSVNAISRRLTQRSLW, via the coding sequence ATGACATCTTTACGTAAAGAGAGCAAGCTTAGAACAATGGGAGCAATGTTCCGCAAGGATTGGCAGTTGTACTCATTGTTAATTCTACCCATTATTTACCTTATTATTTTCAAATATGGACCAATGATCGGTAATATTATTGCATTTAGACGTTTTGTACCAGGGGGAAGCATCTTTGGAGAAACCTGGGTTGGACTAAGATACTTTCAAATGTTCATCCAAGATCCAACTTTCTGGAAAGTGTTTAGCAATACGTTAATGTTAGGTGGACTCGCATTGCTATTTACTTTTCCAGTTCCAATCATTTTTGCCCTTTTGCTAAATGAAGTGAAAAGCAAACGTTTCAAAAAATTCGTGCAAACTGCTTCGTACCTTCCACATTTTCTGTCTATCGTAATCGTAGCAGGCATGATTCTACAATTGACCTCAGTAAATGGTTCTATTAATAGTCTAGTCTCCTTTTTTACGGGTGAGAGCATTCCGTTCATGCAAAGAGCAGAGTGGTTTAGAACCATCTATATTACCTCTGAAATTTGGCAGGGAATGGGATGGGGAGCCATTTTGTATCTTGCGGCACTGACAACGATCGATGACTCCTTATATGAAGCAGCCCGTATCGATGGAGCAAACCGATGGAAACAAACAATTCATGTTACGATCCCAGGTATTTTACCAACGATTGTCACCTTGCTTATATTGAACATGGGTAATTTCTTAGCTGTTGGTTTTGAGAAAATTTTGCTCTTATACAACCCGCTTATATATGAAACTTCTGACGTGATTTCAACCTATCTATACCGCGTCGGTATGGGAACAGGTAACTTTAGTTATGCAACCGCGATTGGGTTATTTGAATCTGTGATTGGATTGATTCTGGTATTCTCGGTTAACGCAATCTCACGCAGACTGACACAGCGAAGCTTGTGGTAG
- a CDS encoding carbohydrate ABC transporter permease produces the protein MIESKSYKVFKVFNAIFLILVVFITLYPFLNVVAQSFSSESYINSGQVSLFPRGFNVETYKTISADSMFWTNYKNTIIYSVVGTLISMFMTTIFAYALSKKRLMGRKFLTMFAVFTMFFSGGLIPNYVLINYLGFNNTMWAIVVPGAISIYNMLIMKSFFENMPEELEEAAAIDGLNTYGILLRIILPLSKAVMATMVLFYAVGHWNSWFPAFLYLDKKELFPVTIYLRNMIAGATGGASAGASADNLTQIAANIKSVTMVLTILPILTIYPFVQRYFVTGIMLGSVKQ, from the coding sequence ATGATTGAATCTAAGTCCTATAAAGTGTTCAAAGTATTTAACGCCATCTTTCTGATCCTTGTTGTATTCATTACGCTTTATCCGTTCCTTAATGTTGTAGCCCAATCATTCAGCAGCGAGTCCTACATTAACTCAGGTCAGGTAAGCTTGTTCCCAAGAGGTTTTAATGTAGAAACGTACAAAACGATCTCCGCGGACAGCATGTTCTGGACCAATTATAAGAATACAATTATCTACAGTGTTGTTGGTACGTTGATTTCGATGTTCATGACAACGATCTTTGCGTATGCTCTCTCCAAGAAAAGACTCATGGGACGAAAATTTCTAACCATGTTTGCGGTATTCACGATGTTCTTTAGTGGAGGTTTGATTCCAAACTATGTGTTGATTAATTATCTTGGTTTCAACAATACGATGTGGGCAATTGTAGTTCCTGGTGCAATTAGTATCTATAACATGTTAATTATGAAATCATTCTTTGAAAATATGCCTGAGGAGTTAGAGGAAGCCGCAGCTATTGATGGACTGAATACGTATGGAATCTTGCTGAGAATTATACTGCCACTAAGTAAAGCTGTCATGGCAACAATGGTTCTATTTTATGCAGTAGGTCATTGGAATTCCTGGTTTCCCGCATTCCTGTACCTCGACAAAAAGGAACTTTTTCCCGTTACGATTTACTTGCGTAATATGATCGCTGGCGCGACCGGTGGAGCTTCAGCAGGTGCTTCGGCCGATAACTTAACTCAAATTGCCGCAAATATTAAATCCGTTACAATGGTACTTACCATTTTACCTATTCTCACGATTTATCCATTTGTTCAGAGATACTTTGTAACCGGTATCATGTTGGGGTCAGTTAAACAATAG
- a CDS encoding DUF896 domain-containing protein, producing MDIDSLVARINELARKQKSTGLSEEELAERAKLREIYLNNIRSNFRQQLDSIEIVDDEKDQGRQGKLKH from the coding sequence TTGGATATAGATAGCCTAGTAGCACGTATTAACGAATTGGCTCGCAAACAGAAATCTACTGGTTTATCCGAGGAAGAGCTTGCTGAGCGTGCTAAACTTAGAGAGATTTATTTGAACAACATCCGTAGCAATTTCAGACAACAGTTAGATTCCATTGAAATTGTGGATGATGAGAAAGATCAAGGCCGCCAAGGCAAACTCAAACACTAG
- a CDS encoding acireductone dioxygenase, whose translation MAEIVIRNTNERITGDENVRNFLDKYEVLYEKWDASKLDSELQNNFALTDDQKSAVLETFDHEIKDLAARRGYQIWDVITLSEQTPDIEEKLAKFEEIHTHAEDEIRAIVAGKGIFVIKATDDVGYFNVELSPGDVISVPESTPHFFTLMENKQIIAVRLFIEKNGWIADPYPDPTFIKQAQN comes from the coding sequence ATGGCTGAAATTGTAATCCGAAATACGAACGAACGTATCACTGGAGACGAGAATGTTCGAAATTTCTTAGACAAATATGAAGTACTCTACGAAAAATGGGACGCGTCTAAATTAGACTCCGAGCTGCAAAACAACTTTGCACTTACGGATGATCAAAAAAGCGCCGTTCTCGAAACCTTCGACCATGAGATTAAAGACTTAGCTGCACGTCGCGGGTATCAGATTTGGGATGTAATCACTTTATCTGAACAAACCCCTGACATTGAGGAGAAACTCGCTAAGTTTGAAGAAATTCATACCCATGCGGAGGATGAGATCCGTGCAATCGTAGCGGGTAAAGGTATTTTTGTTATTAAAGCCACTGATGATGTAGGTTATTTTAATGTTGAGTTGTCTCCTGGAGACGTTATTTCTGTACCAGAAAGCACACCGCACTTCTTCACATTAATGGAGAACAAACAAATTATCGCTGTTCGACTCTTTATCGAGAAAAATGGCTGGATTGCTGATCCATATCCAGATCCTACATTCATTAAACAAGCTCAAAATTAA
- the yneA gene encoding cell division suppressor protein YneA yields MRYSTYQSIYEPVNSEAVKTNIGNFQKSFAQLKMPTWILKLSLAAFIIIVGCSTVLTVFAGNENDLLPGGKIAVSEGDTLWSISVDYKPESMDTRVYIEAIKQVNQLQSTTIRAGQVLVLPQISQ; encoded by the coding sequence ATGAGATATTCAACTTATCAAAGTATTTATGAACCAGTAAATTCCGAAGCGGTTAAGACTAACATAGGTAATTTCCAAAAATCATTTGCACAGTTAAAGATGCCAACCTGGATTTTGAAACTGTCTTTGGCGGCTTTCATTATAATCGTTGGATGCAGTACAGTGCTCACTGTATTTGCCGGGAATGAGAACGATTTGTTGCCCGGAGGAAAAATTGCAGTTTCTGAAGGTGATACTTTATGGAGTATTTCTGTAGATTACAAACCGGAGAGCATGGACACGCGTGTATATATAGAAGCAATTAAGCAAGTGAACCAACTTCAATCGACTACAATTCGAGCTGGACAAGTACTGGTTTTGCCCCAGATTTCCCAATAA
- a CDS encoding extracellular solute-binding protein, whose translation MKRRPRKLVGKMVLATMMSVVLAACSSGGGSEGKVEAETLGAMESYNVGDTFKATEPFKLPILYSDHPSYPYNKDWLLIKKITELTGVTLDPTIVPMSDYPQKRSLLISSGDAPLVIPKTYPGEESAFVSSGAILPVSDYVDMMPNFKDKVEKWGLEDELEGLRQEDGKYYVLPGLHEEVWPDYTLIVRTDLFEKNNIAIPTTWEELYDAAKKLKEIYPDSIPFSDRFEFNSTLNIAATGFGTKGGWGFGNGLTYKKDQDEFVYTATTPEYKEMLTYFNKLVSEGLLDKESFTQDDDQATQKFVSGKSFMINGNSQTLVLHRNDMNKTLGEGNFSIAKITVPGGPKGQLMSGSRLENGVMISGKIKDNDYFQATLQFIDWLYYSDEGQEFAKWGVEGETYTKQDGVRKLADDVNYNGLNPKGTKDLRIDYGFSGGVFAYGGTTDLLHSMFSEEELKFQQAMKDTKEVIPAEPPIPYSDIDREQVTLLSTPLKDYTDQNTLKFILGDRDISEFDAFVEELEKQGLSQYIEISNDTYKKYKENNQ comes from the coding sequence ATGAAACGCAGACCACGTAAACTTGTAGGCAAGATGGTTTTGGCAACAATGATGAGTGTTGTACTGGCAGCCTGTAGTAGCGGAGGTGGCAGTGAAGGGAAAGTAGAAGCTGAGACGTTAGGGGCAATGGAATCGTATAATGTCGGCGATACGTTTAAAGCCACGGAACCATTCAAACTTCCAATTCTGTATAGTGATCATCCATCGTATCCTTACAATAAGGATTGGCTATTAATCAAGAAAATAACGGAGCTAACGGGCGTAACATTGGATCCAACGATTGTTCCCATGAGTGATTATCCTCAGAAAAGATCCCTTTTGATCAGTTCTGGTGACGCGCCTTTGGTAATTCCAAAAACATACCCTGGTGAAGAGTCAGCCTTTGTATCTTCAGGTGCGATTCTGCCAGTAAGTGATTATGTTGATATGATGCCTAACTTCAAGGATAAGGTGGAGAAGTGGGGACTGGAAGATGAGCTAGAAGGACTGCGACAAGAGGATGGAAAATATTATGTGCTCCCAGGTCTTCATGAAGAAGTCTGGCCAGATTACACACTGATTGTCAGAACGGATCTGTTTGAGAAAAATAATATTGCGATCCCTACGACATGGGAAGAGTTATATGATGCAGCTAAAAAGCTTAAAGAAATTTATCCGGATTCCATTCCGTTCTCCGATCGCTTTGAATTCAACAGCACGTTGAACATTGCTGCCACTGGTTTTGGAACAAAAGGTGGGTGGGGTTTTGGTAACGGTTTGACTTACAAGAAAGATCAGGATGAGTTCGTATATACTGCAACGACACCAGAGTACAAGGAGATGCTGACGTACTTTAACAAGTTGGTGTCTGAGGGACTTCTGGACAAAGAAAGCTTTACACAAGATGATGATCAGGCTACTCAAAAATTTGTCTCTGGTAAATCCTTTATGATTAACGGTAACTCGCAAACCCTTGTACTACACCGGAATGATATGAACAAAACATTAGGTGAAGGGAACTTCTCCATTGCCAAAATCACTGTACCTGGTGGACCGAAAGGTCAACTGATGTCTGGCTCTAGACTTGAGAACGGGGTCATGATTTCAGGCAAAATTAAAGATAACGATTACTTCCAAGCAACGCTGCAATTTATTGACTGGTTATATTACAGTGACGAAGGTCAGGAATTTGCCAAATGGGGTGTTGAAGGAGAGACGTATACCAAACAAGATGGTGTGCGCAAATTAGCGGATGACGTGAATTACAACGGATTGAATCCAAAAGGAACGAAGGATTTACGTATTGATTATGGCTTTTCAGGTGGTGTATTTGCCTATGGCGGAACGACAGATCTGCTTCACTCGATGTTTAGCGAGGAAGAGTTAAAGTTCCAACAGGCTATGAAGGATACCAAGGAAGTCATTCCGGCTGAACCGCCTATCCCATACTCCGACATTGATCGTGAACAGGTTACATTGTTAAGCACTCCCTTGAAGGACTACACGGATCAGAATACACTTAAATTCATCTTAGGAGATCGTGATATTTCGGAGTTTGATGCTTTTGTAGAAGAGTTAGAAAAACAAGGCTTGTCACAATATATTGAAATCTCAAATGATACGTACAAGAAATACAAAGAAAATAATCAGTAA
- a CDS encoding GntR family transcriptional regulator: MSLHQKIRGSTRAYSYNLIKERIFHLELEPGTKISEKEIADELQVSRTPVREAFMKLAEEELLDIIPQSGTIVSKINLEHVEEGRFMREKIEKEIVTLACSSFDDEYKFKMETNIAMQEVSADKNNFYRLFELDEEFHQILFLATGKMRTWKMLQQLNIPFNRLRILRLSEVSNASNIISQHKEIYQLITERKTDQAVEVMEQHLRLVVVEQETIKSKYPHYFI, encoded by the coding sequence ATGTCACTTCACCAGAAGATTAGAGGCTCGACCCGAGCTTATTCATACAACCTCATCAAGGAACGCATATTTCATCTAGAGCTTGAACCTGGAACCAAGATTTCGGAGAAAGAAATTGCTGATGAATTGCAGGTTAGTAGAACCCCAGTACGTGAAGCATTTATGAAGCTTGCCGAAGAGGAGCTGCTGGATATCATTCCTCAGAGCGGAACCATTGTTTCCAAGATTAATCTGGAGCATGTTGAAGAAGGACGCTTCATGAGAGAGAAGATTGAGAAAGAAATCGTTACGCTCGCTTGTTCCTCGTTTGATGATGAATACAAGTTCAAAATGGAAACCAATATCGCGATGCAAGAAGTGAGCGCGGATAAAAACAATTTTTACAGATTGTTTGAATTGGACGAGGAATTTCATCAGATTCTATTTCTAGCTACAGGAAAAATGAGAACTTGGAAAATGCTTCAACAGCTTAATATTCCCTTTAATCGATTACGGATATTGCGGCTCTCTGAGGTTTCCAACGCCAGCAATATCATTTCTCAACACAAGGAAATTTATCAACTTATTACGGAACGCAAGACAGATCAAGCAGTTGAAGTAATGGAGCAGCATCTTCGTCTTGTTGTGGTGGAGCAGGAAACGATTAAAAGTAAATATCCACATTATTTCATATAA
- a CDS encoding HAD family hydrolase has product MTLKAILFDLDDTLLWDERSVREAFHETCLIAAQETGVDPAELEEAVRNEARNLYESYETFAFTKMIGINPFEGLWANFTGGDQPEFRQLEQLAPVYRRDSWYRGLLKLGVDRKDLADRLASQFGAERRSRPHIYEETMDTLRHLQGKFKLLLLTNGCPALQQEKLDGVPEIVPFFDEIIISGSFGKGKPDPSIFQYALDKLGVQPEESMMVGDKLTTDIRGALSTGIKSVWINRENKENAETYTPDHEIKHLSELERIISTF; this is encoded by the coding sequence ATGACGTTAAAAGCGATTTTGTTCGATCTAGACGATACATTGTTATGGGATGAGCGCAGTGTTAGAGAAGCATTCCATGAAACTTGTCTTATAGCTGCGCAAGAGACAGGCGTTGATCCGGCGGAACTTGAAGAAGCTGTTCGTAATGAAGCACGGAATCTGTATGAATCCTACGAGACATTTGCGTTCACCAAGATGATTGGAATCAACCCATTTGAAGGTCTGTGGGCCAACTTCACAGGTGGTGATCAACCGGAGTTTCGCCAGTTAGAGCAGCTTGCTCCAGTGTATCGTAGGGATTCATGGTATCGTGGTCTCTTGAAATTGGGTGTGGATCGTAAAGATCTTGCGGACAGATTGGCATCCCAGTTTGGGGCAGAGCGTAGATCGAGACCTCATATCTATGAGGAAACGATGGATACGTTACGTCATCTTCAAGGAAAGTTCAAACTTTTGCTTTTAACGAATGGTTGTCCAGCTCTTCAACAAGAGAAGTTAGATGGTGTTCCTGAGATCGTACCTTTCTTTGATGAAATCATTATCTCTGGTTCTTTTGGTAAAGGTAAACCTGATCCATCTATCTTCCAGTATGCTTTAGACAAATTAGGTGTTCAACCTGAAGAGAGTATGATGGTTGGAGACAAGCTCACGACGGATATTCGCGGTGCTTTATCAACTGGGATTAAGTCAGTATGGATTAATCGCGAGAACAAAGAGAACGCCGAAACGTATACACCTGATCATGAGATTAAGCATCTTTCGGAATTGGAACGTATTATTTCTACATTCTAA